Part of the Candidatus Thiothrix putei genome, TGATGGGCGCGGGAAAATCCACCATAGGCCGACAACTTGCGCGACGACTGAACCTAACCTTCTACGATTCCGACCGGGTGATCGAAGAGCGCACGGGTGTCAGCATCCCCACCATCTTTGAACTTGAAGGAGAGGCTGGCTTTCGCGAGCGTGAAGAACAAATCATTGCCGAACTCACGACTTTACCCGACATCTTACTCGCCACTGGCGGCGGCAGTGTTTTGCGCGAGACTAACCGCGAACACATTAAAGCGGGCGGTTGCGTGATCTACTTAAAAGCGTCCGCCGATCAGCTCTTTCAGCGCATCAAACACGACCGCAGCCGCCCGTTGATGCAAACCGAAAACCCGTTGCAAACCTTGCGCAACTTGCTCAAAACCCGCGAACCGTATTACCTGGAAGTCGCTGATTTAGTCGTGCCAACGGGCAAACAAAAAGTGAATGTCATTCTGCGCGAAATTCAAAACAAACTCAAACAATTACAGGAAGTTACCCATGCAAACCCTTAACCTCGACCTTGGCGAGCGCAGTTACCCAATCCACATCGGGCAAGGCTTGCTGCAACAGGCCGAGCTGGTCACACCGCACATCAAAGGCAAAAGCGCGGTAGTCGTGTCCAACACCACCGTTGCCCCGCTGTATCTGGAAGCCACGCAACGCTTGCTCACGGGTTTGAAACACTCTGCCGTTATCCTTCCCGATGGTGAAGGCTACAAAAATCTCGATGTCCTCAACCAGATTTACACCCACTTACTGGAACACAAAGCCGACCGTAAAACCACGCTGATTGCGCTGGGCGGCGGTGTGGTGGGCGACATGACGGGGTATGCGGCGGCAAGTTACCAGCGTGGCATCAACTTCATCCAAATCCCCACCACCTTGCTGGCAATGGTCGATTCATCCGTCGGCGGCAAAACGGGCGTAAACCACCCACTCGGCAAGAACATGATTGGCGCATTCCACCAGCCACAATGCGTGCTGATCGACACCGACAGTTTGAATACACTCGCTGATCGCGAACTCAGTGCAGGCATTGCGGAAGTGGTGAAATACGGTCTGATCCGTGATCCTGCCTTCCTGCAATGGCTGGATGCCAATATGGATAAGCTGTTGGCGCGTGATCCCGACGCATTGACCTACGCGATTTTTCGTTCCTGTGAACACAAAGCCGAAGTCGTGGCAGCAGATGAACGCGAATCAGGGCAACGTGCTTTACTGAACTTAGGGCATACCTTCGGGCACGCGATTGAAGCGGCAATGGGTTACGGCAACTGGCTACACGGCGAAGCCGTTGCAACCGGCATGGTGATGGCAGCGGAATTATCGCAGCAAATGGGCTGGTTAACGGCAGATGACGTGGCTTACACGCGCCACATTTTGCAACGGGCTAACTTACCCGTTGACCCACCTGCACAAATGACGGGCGAAGACTTCACCCGCTATATGTCGGTGGATAAGAAAGTGCTGGATGGCACATTGCGCCTTATCCTCATGAAATCACTGGGTGAATCCATCGTCACCGCCGACTTTGATCCGGCGGCACTCAAGCGCGTGTTAAACCGAACCCTGTAGGTCGGGCTTCAGCCCGACTTGTCGGACTAAAGTCCGACCTACCACGGTGTTATTTTCCTAACTTCATCAGCTTACCACCCTGCTTATACGCCAACGCCTCCAAGATGATGCCGTTGGTGTTGGCGGTAATTGCTTTGTTCGGCTGACCACTAACTTCATACAAACCGGAATACCAACCGCGTTCGGGGTCAGCCAATGTCGCCGCCTTCTCCACCAATTTCTTGGTGTAATCGGTTTCATACAGCACGTGCCAGCCAAATGCCGCCTTGGTACTCAAGGTTTTAAACTGGCTCGCATCTTCGCCTTTTTCCGAAATCGCGTTCCAGATTTTGCCATCGGTAAACACGGTGTTGTAAACGAAGTACGGCGGCTGGTCGATATTGTCTTCGGACACAGCGGTGAGAATACCCGTCTCAGCAAAGCGCTTTTCCTGTGCCTTATACACGCGCCATGCCAATTCTTGCGACAGATGATCCCAACCGAATTCCACACCATCCAGAATGTACGGTTCACTCACCACGTAGTTGTGCGCCCCGTATTGCTGCGCACTGCGGCTATCGGTCGCCACTTGAATGCCACCAATGTCCACAAACTTGAGAAAATCGGTGTAACGCAACGAGTTCGAGACATCCAAGCCCATCAGATTGAAGGATTTCGCCGCGTATTCTTCATAGCCCAAACGCCCTTCCTGTAGGTATTCGGTTTTGCCATCATCATTGACCACAGCACCCTGCAACACACCGTTGACCAGCATCGGCTGCGTATCCCAACGTTCCATCACTTTTTTAACGGAAGCGGTGTGTTGCGGGTAATGCCATGCCAATACGTTGAGCGGCACGAGCACCCGCCCGATGTCGATTGCCGACCAACCAATGCCTTTCTCGCTCGGCTGATTGTTGTAATCGACCATTTGCAAGGAAATCGTGTTGTAGGACTTGTTCGGCAACTTGCCTTCAAACAGCGCCATTTTCGTCAGAGAATCAAGGGCTTTGAAAATACGCGCATCGAATTCAACCTGATCAATAATCCCCAAGCGTTGCGCCGCTATCACTGCCATCAGATAGGACGAAGTATCCCACAACGTCGACGCATTGTAGTTATCGACCGAATTCACCAAGCCGGTTTCAGAAATCGTATTGTTCTGGAAATACTTCCACGCCGTTTTTGCCCACGCCATTTCCTCCGCCGTCGACGGGCGAGGCGGGGCAATATTCACATCCGTGCTGGCTTCAATGATCGCCTCAGGCGTATTCGCATTGCCCACACTGAGTCCCTCCAACCAGCCCACCAAACCAAACGCGGTGACTAACCCTGTCAAAAAAATCAAATGGCTACGCGCACGCACCAAGCCCTGCTTAAAACTCATACTGTCACCTCGTTATTATTATACTGTTGGGGTTGAGCCACTTCCTCAGCAACCTCGTCTGTCTCCGGCTGCCAAAACGCCGCCATGACAATCCCACTCAACGCCAAAATATTATTCAGCCCCCAAAACAGGTTGGTCAAAATCCCACCTATCGAATAATCGCTATTGCCCAGCACAAAAAACTGCACACTGGCATACGCAATCCCCAGCACCGTCAACACAATCACCGCAAATTGCGGCAGCACCAGATGGAAAAAATTACCTTCTTGCCGGTCTTTCGGTGTCACCGGAAACTTAATCTGCTCCCCCTTCAACACCGTCCAAATTGCCTGAAGATTCACCGGGAAAAACGACAAGTAACTGGCTTTGGAACGGTAGCCCGCTATCCCCCACGTCCCCACCATAAACGCCAATTCCATCGCAATCAGGAACGGCAAAATGTGCAGGAAGAAATCGCCGGTATACGCACTCACAGGCGCAATCCCACTAAACAAATAAATCAACGGCGCTGCCAAAAACAGCATATTCCAGATACCGCCAAGGTATGACCACGCGGTTGCACCGTACATCAAGCGTTGCGCCCAACTCATGCCTTTGCGCGTCATCGGGTTGTCGTGCATGACAATATCCAACGTGCCACCTGCATATTTGAAGCGTTGCACCGTCCAACTCAATAAGTCTTGCGGCGACAACATTTTGGATTCAACCGCCGGATGCAGTACCGATTTCCAATGCCGATCTTCATCCGAATGCAGCACAATCGAGGTGTAAATATCTTCGGAAACGTGGAAACGGTACGGGGTAAATTCCTCCTCGCCCGCTACCTGATGGCGCATTTCCTGCACCAAACCGCTATCGAGTGCTTCACCACCCATCAGCTTTTGCAACTGTTTGGACTGCTTACCGACCTGCTTTTCGATGGTATCGGAATAGGTTTTGAGTGCCGCTTCCATCACTGCTTCACGCCGATGAATCGAGCCTGCCCCGCAACAAAACGACGCATTCGCCCAATTGCGGCGGCGTTGGATAATGTCGTAAAACATCTTCGGCTCATTAACGAACGGGTCTTCACCGACGCGCATTTCGCCGATCACTGCTTCCACGCCTTTACCCAGCCAACGACCAGGGGCTTTCAGATATTTACCCAATACATCGGGCAAACGCTTACCTTCCGGCAAATCGAAGAACCATTGCGGGGTTTGCACCCACGCCACATCCGGGTCACGGAAATAGCCGAGCGTGTGTTCCAAAATCGTCGGGAATGGGCGCGTATCGGCATCGCAAATCACGATGAAATCACCGTGAGTTTGCTCCATTGCATTGCGCAAATTGCCCGCTTTGAAACCGATATTGCTGGTGCGGGTAATGTAACCCACACCTTCCTCTTCGGCGACGTGGCGCATTTCCGCACGCTTGCCATCATCCAGCACGAAAATTTTCAGCTCAATCGAATGCGGATACGTGACCTTTTTGGCATCGCGGATACTCAAACGTACCAGCTCCACGTCTTCGTTGTAGCTGGGGAAAAACACATCCACTTTCAGCGGGCGTTCTTCGCCATGATCAGGGCGCACTACTTCACTCAAGCTGGCAGGTGGTGGTAATTGCGCGTAATCCTGCACTTTCCACAAGTTGAACACGAACAAGCCCAAGCCGAAGTAGGAGGCGGTTTCCGCAAATGCTAGTGGAATCGCATACCACAGCGCATCCGGGTTAAGCGAAGCCGTCCACCGCCACCACAAATACCACGCCCCCAAGGTCAGGGCGATGACGGCGAGAAATTGCCAAATACTTTCCGTCACCGCTGAATATTCCAACGGCGGTTCGGGTTTGCGGTCTTCAAATTTGTCGAAATAGAATCCCATAACTGTGCATTCTTATTGTTGTGGTTGAACGGTGAAACGGTATTCGTTGCTGCTTAACAGCTTGCCTTGCGCATCGTGGATAGCGGCTTCCAGACGGTATTCGCCCGCATCCAATGCAGGTGCGGTGTAATCCCGCAAGTGCTGGTGCATATCCGCCGTCAGGTTGAATGCCCATGTTTGCGTATCCAGTGTTTGCTTGCCGCGTAACAGCTTGATGTCATAACGTGCGTTGGAATAATTCGCGGTGCTGTCATTCAACGCCCACGCACCAAACGTAATGGTTTCACCGACGGCGTAATCCACCTTGCTCCACGCCAGACTCGGCAAAATGGGCTGGTAGGCACGTTGCAACGCGTAATACCCCGGCTTGGGTTTGCGCCAAAAATCCACCATGCCCCAGTTCATCGACGGCCAGTCTTCCACCAGCATGAACTGGAACAACGCCCCAACCGGACGATACGCTTGGCGACGGTACGATTCGGCAGCAAGCTGGTTTAAGCGGGCTTGGTATTGCTGGGTATTATTGATGAATTCATCCAGCGTTTTGCCTTGCGGGACTTTGGCAATTTCCAAGGTTTCCTTGCGCTGGAAGTTATGGAACGCCCATTCCTCCCATGTCACATCCGTGGTGGGCAATTCTGCTTCATGCCCCAGAATCTTGCGCAAGGTTGTCTTATCCGGCAAGGCTTGCGCACCGAATTCAGCAATGGTGGCGGGCTTGGTCGGCTTGGCGTAATCGAGCCAATGACCAGAATACCAACCCAACCACGGGTGTTCTTTGGTGGAAGAAATCATGCTGATCGGGCGAGTTTTTTCCAACGCCAGTGCTGCATGATGCAACTTGTTATCCAGCACTTTGTTTTGCTGCGGGTTGTAATCTTTGTACTTCCACTTCATCCAATCCGCATCCCACGGTGGTTCATTGTGCAACGTCCACTGGATGATGGAAGTGTATTGCCCGAACTGGCGGATCATATCACCCACTTGCGATACAGCTTGTTGGTGGAATTCAGGTGTGTCCTGATAACCCCATTGCAGCGGGAAATCTTGCCAAACCATCAAGCCCATTTCATCGCACAAACGGTAAAATTCGGGGGCAGTGACGTGGGCATGGACGCGCACGGTGTTGATATTCGCATCCAGCATCAATTGAATATCGCGGCGAAAATCAGCCGCTGACATCTCACTGAGCCACTGGTTAGCGATGTAATTCGTGCCTTTGAGCTGGATACGCTGGTCATTGATGCTCCAGATTTCTTGCGGCGAACGGCGGATTTTGCGGAAGCCAATGGTGCGTTCGAAGGAATCGAGTATTTTGCCATCGTGTACCGCGCTGACGGTTAGCGTGTGGAGGTTGGGGTCGCCGTAGCCGTGCGGATTCCAGAGTTTGGGGTGGGCGATGGGGAAAAAAACCCCTCCCAACCTCCCCTTATCAGGGGAGGAGCGAAGAGTACCGCTGAATGTTTTCTTGCTCCCTTCCCTGATAAGGGGAGGGTTGGGGAGGGGTTTCTCTTCCAGCGTCCATTGAAGCTGGCTTCCCTGCGGCAACTCCCCCAACACATCTAAATCCACCAACACCTGCCACTGCTCCAGTCCCTGCACTGGCTGCACCTGCACACGTTGCGGCGCAAGCTGTACCTGCTGAGATTGCTGCAAACGCACCTCACCCCAAATGCCGCCGGTATTCTGTTCCTGCCCCCGATCCGACCAAGCCCCACCGGGGCGCGTATCGTGGTGAGCGAAAATGCCTTTAATCAGTCGTTTACGCAGTGAATAATCTTCCGCCTTTTCCTGCGGACTGTTCACCCGTACCAACAAACTATTTTCGCCAGCCTTCAAATACTGCGAAACATCAAAGGCAAAGGCTTGAAAATAACCTTCGTGCGAACCGAGCTTTTGCCCGTTCAACCACACAGCGGCAAAGTAGTCCACCCCGTCAAAATGCAGGGTAGACACGGTTTCAGGGGACGTATTCGCGTTAAACTTGAGCCGATACCATGCCACGCCGTGATGGTCATAGCCTTGCGTGTACCAGTTGCCGGGAACATTGATGGTTTGCCATACGGCTTTGGCAGCGGGCATCGCTTCCGAACCGGAGGGCAGAAATTCCCACTGCCCCGCCAACGAACCCGTTTTGCTGACAACATCCGGTTGACTGGACGGCATGACACTGCACCCCTGCAAGAACAGCAGCCACACCATCATTACTGCCCAGACCAGCCGTTTCATGTTCAAGCCAATTGTTTGCTGACGTGCAGGTGGTTGCCCTTGGCATCACGGATATAGCGAATGGAATCTGCCAGCAAATGGATCAATCCCATGCCCCAACCGCCTTCCGGTAAATCTTCTGGGTCAGGCATCTCATGCGCCTCGGAATGCACTGCCTCTGGCATGGTGCGACCGCTGTCAGAAATGATCAGATTCACCACTTCAGGGTTATATTCCACCCGCACCCGCACATCATTACCGCCCTGCATTTCATAAGCATGTTCGATGACGTTATTGACGGCTTCCACCATCATCAAT contains:
- a CDS encoding shikimate kinase, translating into MQNSIILVGLMGAGKSTIGRQLARRLNLTFYDSDRVIEERTGVSIPTIFELEGEAGFREREEQIIAELTTLPDILLATGGGSVLRETNREHIKAGGCVIYLKASADQLFQRIKHDRSRPLMQTENPLQTLRNLLKTREPYYLEVADLVVPTGKQKVNVILREIQNKLKQLQEVTHANP
- the aroB gene encoding 3-dehydroquinate synthase, with amino-acid sequence MQTLNLDLGERSYPIHIGQGLLQQAELVTPHIKGKSAVVVSNTTVAPLYLEATQRLLTGLKHSAVILPDGEGYKNLDVLNQIYTHLLEHKADRKTTLIALGGGVVGDMTGYAAASYQRGINFIQIPTTLLAMVDSSVGGKTGVNHPLGKNMIGAFHQPQCVLIDTDSLNTLADRELSAGIAEVVKYGLIRDPAFLQWLDANMDKLLARDPDALTYAIFRSCEHKAEVVAADERESGQRALLNLGHTFGHAIEAAMGYGNWLHGEAVATGMVMAAELSQQMGWLTADDVAYTRHILQRANLPVDPPAQMTGEDFTRYMSVDKKVLDGTLRLILMKSLGESIVTADFDPAALKRVLNRTL
- a CDS encoding DUF3131 domain-containing protein; amino-acid sequence: MSFKQGLVRARSHLIFLTGLVTAFGLVGWLEGLSVGNANTPEAIIEASTDVNIAPPRPSTAEEMAWAKTAWKYFQNNTISETGLVNSVDNYNASTLWDTSSYLMAVIAAQRLGIIDQVEFDARIFKALDSLTKMALFEGKLPNKSYNTISLQMVDYNNQPSEKGIGWSAIDIGRVLVPLNVLAWHYPQHTASVKKVMERWDTQPMLVNGVLQGAVVNDDGKTEYLQEGRLGYEEYAAKSFNLMGLDVSNSLRYTDFLKFVDIGGIQVATDSRSAQQYGAHNYVVSEPYILDGVEFGWDHLSQELAWRVYKAQEKRFAETGILTAVSEDNIDQPPYFVYNTVFTDGKIWNAISEKGEDASQFKTLSTKAAFGWHVLYETDYTKKLVEKAATLADPERGWYSGLYEVSGQPNKAITANTNGIILEALAYKQGGKLMKLGK
- a CDS encoding cellulose synthase catalytic subunit produces the protein MGFYFDKFEDRKPEPPLEYSAVTESIWQFLAVIALTLGAWYLWWRWTASLNPDALWYAIPLAFAETASYFGLGLFVFNLWKVQDYAQLPPPASLSEVVRPDHGEERPLKVDVFFPSYNEDVELVRLSIRDAKKVTYPHSIELKIFVLDDGKRAEMRHVAEEEGVGYITRTSNIGFKAGNLRNAMEQTHGDFIVICDADTRPFPTILEHTLGYFRDPDVAWVQTPQWFFDLPEGKRLPDVLGKYLKAPGRWLGKGVEAVIGEMRVGEDPFVNEPKMFYDIIQRRRNWANASFCCGAGSIHRREAVMEAALKTYSDTIEKQVGKQSKQLQKLMGGEALDSGLVQEMRHQVAGEEEFTPYRFHVSEDIYTSIVLHSDEDRHWKSVLHPAVESKMLSPQDLLSWTVQRFKYAGGTLDIVMHDNPMTRKGMSWAQRLMYGATAWSYLGGIWNMLFLAAPLIYLFSGIAPVSAYTGDFFLHILPFLIAMELAFMVGTWGIAGYRSKASYLSFFPVNLQAIWTVLKGEQIKFPVTPKDRQEGNFFHLVLPQFAVIVLTVLGIAYASVQFFVLGNSDYSIGGILTNLFWGLNNILALSGIVMAAFWQPETDEVAEEVAQPQQYNNNEVTV
- a CDS encoding glycoside hydrolase family 2 TIM barrel-domain containing protein, whose protein sequence is MKRLVWAVMMVWLLFLQGCSVMPSSQPDVVSKTGSLAGQWEFLPSGSEAMPAAKAVWQTINVPGNWYTQGYDHHGVAWYRLKFNANTSPETVSTLHFDGVDYFAAVWLNGQKLGSHEGYFQAFAFDVSQYLKAGENSLLVRVNSPQEKAEDYSLRKRLIKGIFAHHDTRPGGAWSDRGQEQNTGGIWGEVRLQQSQQVQLAPQRVQVQPVQGLEQWQVLVDLDVLGELPQGSQLQWTLEEKPLPNPPLIREGSKKTFSGTLRSSPDKGRLGGVFFPIAHPKLWNPHGYGDPNLHTLTVSAVHDGKILDSFERTIGFRKIRRSPQEIWSINDQRIQLKGTNYIANQWLSEMSAADFRRDIQLMLDANINTVRVHAHVTAPEFYRLCDEMGLMVWQDFPLQWGYQDTPEFHQQAVSQVGDMIRQFGQYTSIIQWTLHNEPPWDADWMKWKYKDYNPQQNKVLDNKLHHAALALEKTRPISMISSTKEHPWLGWYSGHWLDYAKPTKPATIAEFGAQALPDKTTLRKILGHEAELPTTDVTWEEWAFHNFQRKETLEIAKVPQGKTLDEFINNTQQYQARLNQLAAESYRRQAYRPVGALFQFMLVEDWPSMNWGMVDFWRKPKPGYYALQRAYQPILPSLAWSKVDYAVGETITFGAWALNDSTANYSNARYDIKLLRGKQTLDTQTWAFNLTADMHQHLRDYTAPALDAGEYRLEAAIHDAQGKLLSSNEYRFTVQPQQ
- a CDS encoding ATP-binding protein, which encodes METKYQHYDIRLSIDSRLEQVRVLSGALRGIGKELELSDDQLGQLELMMVEAVNNVIEHAYEMQGGNDVRVRVEYNPEVVNLIISDSGRTMPEAVHSEAHEMPDPEDLPEGGWGMGLIHLLADSIRYIRDAKGNHLHVSKQLA